The following is a genomic window from Parabacteroides johnsonii DSM 18315.
TCTTGGGGACGACTTTCTATACGCACTCCGTCGGTATCGGCTCGTTGGTTTGCATGTTGGTGTACACGGCTGGTTTTGCGATGTCATGGGGGCCGGTCTGTTGGGTATTGCTGGCAGAGATCTTCCCGAATACGATCCGCTCGACAGTGATGAGTATTGCCGTTGCCGGGCAATGGATCGCCAATTTCCTTGTCTCCTGGACTTTCCCGATGCTTGATAAGAACCAGTATCTGACCGATACGTTCAATCATGGTATGGCCTACTGGGTTTATGGTGTCATGGGAGTTTTGGCCGCTCTGTTTATCTGGAAATTCGTTCCCGAAACAAAGGGCAAGACACTGGAACAGATGGAACAATATTGGAAATAAATCCGTAAGTTTGCCGTTCGAAAAGACAAGAATCGATGCGCATACTGAAAAAAATACTGATAGGAAGCCGGAACTTGTTGCTGTTTCTGTTTGTTTCCAGTTTGTTGGCTGTGGTGGCATATAAATTCATTCCTGTTTACTACACTCCGCTGATGTTTATCCGCGTCTACGAACAGGTTCGGGATAGTAAGCCCATCAAGCTGGAACACAAATGGATGCCTTTGAAGCAAATTGCCCAGCCATTGGCACAGGCGGTCGTGGCTTCGGAAGACAATCTTTTTCTCGACCATGATGGTTTCGATATGATACAGATTCAGAAAGCTCGTGCCGATGCCGAAAAAGGCAAACGTGTACGAGGAGCGAGCACGATCTCGCAACAGACTGCCAAGAACGTGTTTCTCTGGCCCGGAAGGACTTATTTGCGCAAAGGCATCGAGGCTTATTTCACCGTCCTGATCGAATGGATTTGGGGGAAAGAACGTATCATGGAAGTTTATCTGAACTCGATCGAAATGGGAGACGGTATTTATGGTGCCGAAGCAGTCGCACAGGCCCATTTCAAAAAGCCGGCCTATAAACTGACAAAGGCGGAAGCGGCTTTGATCGCTGCGACCTTGCCGAATCCCCGCAAGTTCAATTCTGCAAAACCTTCTCCTTATATGCTGAAACGGCAGACGAAGATCATGTCGCTGATGGAGAAACTGCTTAAGATCAAAATGGGGTATGACAGTGGTGACTCCGACCCTGAATCCGGTAGCAGGAAAGTGCGTAAACGTAAGAAGCTCCGGGCGGAATCCGGTATGACGGTATATCTGCCCGAAAAGAATATTTACATAAGAACGATAATCATATGAGTCATTTTATATATCACGATCTCGGACGTATCGAATATGAGAAGGCATTGGAACGCCAGACGGCTGCTTTCAACACCTTGTTGGAAGCGAAAGCGCAAGGCAGGACCGGGGAAAACCGGTTGTTCTTCTGCGAACATCAGCCGGTACTGACTATTGGAAAAAGTGGTAAAGACACCAACCTACTGATCCCGGAAGAACTGCTTGTGCAGCGGGGTGTCTCTTTTTACCATATCAACCGGGGAGGGGATATCACGTATCACGGTCCCGGACAAATCACCGGATATCCGGTCTTCGATCTCGATACCTGGAAGTTGGGACTCAAGCAATATATCGACAGGCTGGAAGAAACCATTATCCGCTTTTTAGCTATCTATGGCATTAAAGGGGAGCGGCTCGCGGGAGCTACAGGTGTGTGGATCGATCCTGATGTGCCGGGTAAAGCCCGTAAGATTTGTGCGATCGGTGTGAAAAGTAGCCGTTTCGTCACCATGCACGGCTTTGCCTTGAATATAAATACGAACTTGGATTACTTCTCCCTGATCAATCCTTGTGGCTTTAAAGATAAAGGAGTCACCTCGCTTGAAAAAGAGTTGGGGGCGGAACAGGATTTCGAAGCGGCCAAAGCATGTCTTCATTCACTTTTCATTGAAATGTTTCCGGAATGATGGTCCCGTATGCTATTCATCTCGCTCCTTTGCAGGGATATACCGATTGGGTCTACAGGGAAGCGCATGCACGAGTATTCGGGGGAGTCGATACCTATTACACTCCGTTCGTCCGTCTCGAAAAGGATGGCTTTCGTAATAAGGAATTGCGGGATCTTGCACCGGAAGCAAACGCATCCGCCTCACTTGTTCCCCAGATGATCGCAGCTTCGCCCGAAGAGTTCCGCCGGATTGCCGGTTTGTTTCGTGAATCGGGGTACCGACGTGCTGATATTAATTTGGGTTGTCCTTTCCCGATGCAGGCACGACAACATCGGGGAGCGGGTATCCTGCCTTATCCGGATGAGGTGAAGGTGTTGTTGGAAACGATTTTTGAATTCCCGGAGATACAATTCTCGGTCAAACTGCGGTTGGGTTGGGATTCTCCTGAGGAGGCGCAAGCGCTTCTTCCTTTTTTGAACAGATTGCCCCTCACACATCTCACATTGCATCCCAGGATCGGTACGCAGCAATATAAAGGAAAGACTGACCTGAGTGCCTTCTCCCGATTTTATGATTCATGCACGCTTCCGCTTTTCTATAATGGAGACATCCGGACTTTGCCGGATATTCGTTCGTTAACCGGACGTTTTCCCCGTTTGAAAGGTATCATGATAGGACGTGGTCTGCTGTCTTCTCCCTGGCTGGCAACGGAATATATATCCGATACCCCGCTTACCGCTCAGGAGAAGATAGAGAAGTTGTCTGCTTTCCATGCCTTACTGTTAGCGGGCTATTCTTCCCGTCTGGAGGGAGGCGAACACCAGGTACTCGACAAGATGAAGACCCTTTGGGATTACCTGTTGCCGGATGCAGAGAAACGGCTCCGGAAAAAAATATTGAAAAGTTCCCGGTTGGCAGATTATCAAGAGGCAGTGCGGAATTTGATTTACGACACCTCGATCACTGCCGGGCAATGATCCGAATGAACAGCCTCATTTAAAATATACGCTTTTTCCACTTGTGCTTTCATCGGTTCGCTGACCATGCAATAGTCAATACGCCAGCCCTTGTTTTTGGCACGGGCGCTGAAACGATAACTCCACCAGGTATATTCCTGTTTGTCCGGGTTGAGAAGGCGGAACGTGTCGATATAGCCGGCATCCAGGAAACGAGTCATCCATTCCCGCTCTTCCGGAAGGAAGCCGCTGTTCGTCGCATTGCGTACCGGGTCATGAATATCAATCGGTTCGTGGCAGATATTGTAGTCCCCGCATAAGATCAGTTTCGGACGCGATTTTTGTAGTTCCACTACATAGTTCTGGAAATCTTCCAACCATTCCATCTTGAATGCCTGACGCTCATCGCCGCTCGTACCCGAAGGGTGGTAAACGCTGATCACCGACAGATCCCCGAAATCGGCCCGGATGAAACGCCCCTCGTTATCGTACTTTTCGATCCCCATCCCATATTCCACATGGTCCGGTTCTCGGCGGCTCAGGATTGCGACTCCGCTATAGCCTTTCTTCTGTGCACTGAAAAGCCATGCTTTGTAGCCGAGCGCTTCAAATGCTTCAGCCGGATATTGGTCCGGTTGCAACTTGGTTTCCTGTAGGCAAAGTACGTCGGGTTGTTCTTGTGCCAGCCATTCGGGCAATCCTTTTCCTACGGCGGCACGCAGGCCGTTTACATTGTATGTTATAATTTTCATCTCCTAATACTTATTTTAATGATAAGACAAATGTAATGTATTTTCTTCTATTGACATATTTTCAGTGAGGTAACCTCACCAAAATAACATTTCTCCTTTTTCCCGGGGAGGGAACTTTCGGCACAGTTATCAAAATGACACCTCTTTCCCATCTAAATTGAATTAATAGGGCATCTTTTGAAAATTACCCGCAAGGGTAATATTTTTTAACATTCTATTTGATAGCAAATACCCCGATTAGATGGTCAAAATGTCAATCCGTAAAAGATGATCAAAAAAAAATTTTTTCACATTTATCATTTTTAGATGCCTAATCTTGCCAAAACGTAAGAACAGTATGGATCGGAATTTTCGATGAAATAGAAAAATGGTGCAAAAAGGGGGTATTGTTGATTTTATTCTGTTACAAGTTGTTCTGAACAACTGGAACTATCATTCTCATATCCCTGTTATAAATATAGTTTGGACATATTTAAAATTATAGTTATGGCAAAAAGAAATAAGTTAGCCGTCTTTTCAGTGGTAGCTTTAGGCATGATGTTTTTTGCAGAGCAAAACAAAGCCTGTACGCGTGCGGTCTATCTGGGACCGGATGATATGATCGTGACAGGGCGGACGATGGATTGGAAAGAGGATCCGCAATCGAATATTTACCTTTTCCCTCGGGGAATGGGGAAATGGGGAGGGATTACGGACAATACGGTGACGTGGACTTCCAAATATGGGAGTGTTGTGACTGCCGGATATGATATCGGAGTTTGTGACGGTATGAATGAAAAAGGCCTGGTGGCGAACTTGCTTTTCCTGACCGAATCCTCTTATCATCGTCCGAATGATAGCCGTCCGGTGATGGGATTGAGCATCTGGACACAATATGTCTTGGATAATTTTGCGACGGTGGACGAAGCTGTGAATGAATTGAGCCTGGAAACTTTCCGTATCGATGACCCTGATTTACCTAACGGAGCAAAATCGACTTTGCACCTCTCGATTTCGGATGCGACCGGGAATAGTGCCATCTTTGAATATATCAACGGCAATCTGATTATTCATGAGGGACGAGAATGCCAGATAATGACAAATTCCCCTACCTATGACAAACAGTTGACTTTGAATGATTACTGGAAAGAGATTGGCGGTCTGGTTATGCTACCCGGGACAAACCGTGCTTCCGATCGCTTTGTCCGTGCATCGTTTTATATCCAGGCATTACCGCAAACCGATAATTTCAGGCAGGCTGTTGCCGGAGTTTTTAGTGTGATGCGCAATGTTTCGGTTCCTTTGGGAATCTCTATCCCCGAACAGCCCAATATTGCTTCGACTCGCTGGCGTACGGTAGCGGATCAAAAAAATAAAGTGTATTATTTCGAATCAACGCTTAGCCCCGATATTTTTTGGATCAATTTCAAAGACTTGGATTTTAAAACCGGAGCTCCGGTGAAGAAGTTGACGCTCACGGGTGGAGAGATTTATGCGGGCAATGCCGCCGGAAGGTTTCAGGCCGGAAAGTCACTTCACTTTCTGTTTGGGATATAGGAGGTTGTTTTGTATTTTTATGTCCGAATAAAAATGAGAGTAATATGATAGGAGCAAT
Proteins encoded in this region:
- a CDS encoding tRNA-dihydrouridine synthase family protein; this translates as MMVPYAIHLAPLQGYTDWVYREAHARVFGGVDTYYTPFVRLEKDGFRNKELRDLAPEANASASLVPQMIAASPEEFRRIAGLFRESGYRRADINLGCPFPMQARQHRGAGILPYPDEVKVLLETIFEFPEIQFSVKLRLGWDSPEEAQALLPFLNRLPLTHLTLHPRIGTQQYKGKTDLSAFSRFYDSCTLPLFYNGDIRTLPDIRSLTGRFPRLKGIMIGRGLLSSPWLATEYISDTPLTAQEKIEKLSAFHALLLAGYSSRLEGGEHQVLDKMKTLWDYLLPDAEKRLRKKILKSSRLADYQEAVRNLIYDTSITAGQ
- the mtgA gene encoding monofunctional biosynthetic peptidoglycan transglycosylase: MRILKKILIGSRNLLLFLFVSSLLAVVAYKFIPVYYTPLMFIRVYEQVRDSKPIKLEHKWMPLKQIAQPLAQAVVASEDNLFLDHDGFDMIQIQKARADAEKGKRVRGASTISQQTAKNVFLWPGRTYLRKGIEAYFTVLIEWIWGKERIMEVYLNSIEMGDGIYGAEAVAQAHFKKPAYKLTKAEAALIAATLPNPRKFNSAKPSPYMLKRQTKIMSLMEKLLKIKMGYDSGDSDPESGSRKVRKRKKLRAESGMTVYLPEKNIYIRTIII
- a CDS encoding exodeoxyribonuclease III, which produces MKIITYNVNGLRAAVGKGLPEWLAQEQPDVLCLQETKLQPDQYPAEAFEALGYKAWLFSAQKKGYSGVAILSRREPDHVEYGMGIEKYDNEGRFIRADFGDLSVISVYHPSGTSGDERQAFKMEWLEDFQNYVVELQKSRPKLILCGDYNICHEPIDIHDPVRNATNSGFLPEEREWMTRFLDAGYIDTFRLLNPDKQEYTWWSYRFSARAKNKGWRIDYCMVSEPMKAQVEKAYILNEAVHSDHCPAVIEVS
- the lipB gene encoding lipoyl(octanoyl) transferase LipB, whose product is MSHFIYHDLGRIEYEKALERQTAAFNTLLEAKAQGRTGENRLFFCEHQPVLTIGKSGKDTNLLIPEELLVQRGVSFYHINRGGDITYHGPGQITGYPVFDLDTWKLGLKQYIDRLEETIIRFLAIYGIKGERLAGATGVWIDPDVPGKARKICAIGVKSSRFVTMHGFALNINTNLDYFSLINPCGFKDKGVTSLEKELGAEQDFEAAKACLHSLFIEMFPE
- a CDS encoding linear amide C-N hydrolase, with translation MAKRNKLAVFSVVALGMMFFAEQNKACTRAVYLGPDDMIVTGRTMDWKEDPQSNIYLFPRGMGKWGGITDNTVTWTSKYGSVVTAGYDIGVCDGMNEKGLVANLLFLTESSYHRPNDSRPVMGLSIWTQYVLDNFATVDEAVNELSLETFRIDDPDLPNGAKSTLHLSISDATGNSAIFEYINGNLIIHEGRECQIMTNSPTYDKQLTLNDYWKEIGGLVMLPGTNRASDRFVRASFYIQALPQTDNFRQAVAGVFSVMRNVSVPLGISIPEQPNIASTRWRTVADQKNKVYYFESTLSPDIFWINFKDLDFKTGAPVKKLTLTGGEIYAGNAAGRFQAGKSLHFLFGI